From Nitrospirota bacterium, the proteins below share one genomic window:
- a CDS encoding archease — translation MTSRFRFLDDVALADSAFEASGDSPSELFQAAARAVIETMVNPLTVTPAWRRAIERQAPDPASLLFDWLSDLVYLKDAEGIAFHDVDVAVVQGPGGDWRLRGTVTGEPIDQGRHELRADVKAVTKHLYEVRQEGTRWTARVVLDI, via the coding sequence GTGACCAGTCGGTTTCGGTTCCTCGATGACGTCGCGCTGGCCGACTCGGCCTTCGAGGCCAGCGGGGATTCGCCTTCCGAGCTCTTTCAGGCGGCCGCACGCGCGGTGATCGAGACCATGGTGAACCCGCTCACGGTCACTCCCGCCTGGCGCCGCGCGATCGAGCGTCAGGCACCGGACCCGGCCTCTCTGCTGTTCGACTGGCTCTCCGACCTCGTCTATCTCAAGGATGCGGAAGGGATCGCGTTTCACGATGTGGACGTCGCCGTCGTCCAGGGTCCCGGAGGCGACTGGCGGCTCCGGGGGACGGTGACCGGCGAGCCGATCGACCAGGGTCGCCACGAGCTGCGCGCCGACGTGAAGGCGGTCACCAAGCACCTGTACGAGGTCCGGCAGGAAGGCACCCGGTGGACCGCGCGGGTGGTCTTGGACATCTGA
- a CDS encoding AsmA-like C-terminal domain-containing protein, with translation MTWFGGGVTVRFRPVLLGFLAALLAAAAVVALFFYNPDSLKDLLLPQVEAQIGRKIEVGEARFAIFPRIHLDLSDVVVRDVDPSRPFFKAKRLDLVLRSTPLMRLRVVVKRLLIDQPEITLRRDETGRWNFMAPPTSGPGGAQPATSPFGLAMAVQETSITNGALTLHDEFRPDGIRSLHLRTIDVHMTTGSREALAQVRFSGTLPSEHGTSSLSLSGKLRQAKTPMRIEQADGPPASPSVQFEGAVEALNLDIRQMADLFGPRPVPAQLHGAANLRGSLTVTPGVAGYDLVLSEMRAELAHLAIAGQGGISGLMTQHPTFSATVASSPVDLDRLFEWFPAQWLGPKLPEILERQRIGGIVQIVQATVTGTSVPDPQISMSGEFRVQEGRARIGKDAAPVQHLNATVLVEPGRVRIADITGEYDRIAVRRGSATVTLADAAPWLELAIGGDMAAADLIPTLTGSVGSSGLGKTLAGLRDIQGRTEIAFQLAGPLSEEGELAFTGGEFAPQHVSFRSADLPEPVTGLTGRIRYSPKRVEFDDVKARIGKGQVEVRGAIALQGAATFQSFTVQAKAEPALIVRLFPAASKALSSLHGTIVGSAILSGPTAAPSFKGAIDLKEASWNLPGTVQKPAGTPASIEFEAALSRKRELAVNRLDFLFPPVRLTSNGKIRLGSKFAINAAFLSGPIAVDALPAGLSLGGLEAGILEVALDVKGRGTNWKNWQYHGWVAVTNGRIAAKGLDAPLSNLYLRLKLLRNGADVKMLSFTMKDSDVRLSGTIRDWNKVPTYALQLNSSQFDLDLLIPKGERSPVRDALEELAATSRLAADISIERGLYRTLALTNLSWRLAIQEGTLDVDRISGQSEGSQISGRLLVHLPKRRPAEASVWLKTTDLPYAKVLELLGDQDRQVSGTLTLAAQVTGSGKDPKGPAHSLNGKIDLSLRQGRILRGTVIPKIIKILNLPALLQGKVDLTNDGLSFEAVTGTLTIQNGQFATQNLVMDSPVVKMSAAGNYDLPTDRLDGVVVVSPLGSYSNLVESIPLFGKLFAGERRGILTALFEVKGPLKDPEVKYLPLQSLTTGLTGVAHLAFDVLKNTLLLPKNLLAPDEEGAAAPQAGPKDGDQASPPTNQ, from the coding sequence GTGACCTGGTTCGGAGGAGGGGTGACGGTCCGCTTCAGACCTGTCCTGCTCGGGTTCCTCGCCGCTCTGCTCGCCGCAGCCGCCGTCGTTGCCCTGTTCTTCTACAACCCCGACTCCTTGAAGGACCTGCTGCTCCCGCAGGTCGAAGCCCAGATCGGCCGGAAGATCGAGGTCGGCGAGGCCCGGTTCGCCATCTTCCCTCGAATCCACCTGGACCTGTCGGACGTCGTCGTTCGGGACGTCGACCCTTCCCGTCCATTCTTCAAAGCCAAGCGCCTGGATCTGGTCCTGCGCTCCACGCCGCTGATGCGCCTGCGAGTGGTCGTCAAGCGCTTGCTCATCGACCAGCCGGAAATCACCCTGCGCCGGGACGAGACCGGCCGCTGGAATTTCATGGCGCCCCCGACTTCGGGCCCGGGAGGAGCCCAGCCGGCCACTTCGCCGTTCGGACTCGCCATGGCGGTCCAGGAAACCTCCATCACCAACGGGGCCCTCACCCTCCACGACGAGTTCCGCCCCGACGGGATACGGTCGCTCCACCTGCGCACGATCGACGTCCACATGACCACCGGGTCACGCGAGGCGCTGGCCCAGGTTCGCTTCTCCGGGACGCTGCCGTCGGAGCACGGCACTTCTTCCCTGTCCCTCAGCGGCAAACTCCGCCAAGCCAAGACGCCGATGAGGATCGAGCAGGCAGATGGGCCGCCGGCCTCTCCGTCCGTCCAGTTCGAGGGGGCCGTCGAGGCGCTGAACCTGGACATCCGCCAGATGGCGGACCTCTTCGGCCCCAGACCGGTGCCGGCCCAACTGCACGGTGCCGCCAACCTCCGCGGTTCTCTCACGGTGACGCCGGGCGTAGCCGGATACGACCTCGTGCTGTCGGAGATGAGAGCCGAACTGGCCCATTTGGCCATCGCCGGACAGGGGGGCATCTCCGGACTCATGACGCAGCACCCGACCTTCTCGGCGACCGTCGCCTCCTCGCCGGTGGACCTCGACCGGCTGTTCGAGTGGTTCCCGGCTCAATGGCTCGGTCCGAAGCTGCCGGAGATCCTCGAGCGGCAGCGGATCGGAGGGATCGTCCAGATCGTCCAGGCCACGGTGACCGGCACCTCCGTGCCGGATCCGCAGATCTCGATGAGCGGGGAATTCCGCGTGCAGGAAGGTCGGGCCAGGATCGGCAAGGACGCCGCACCGGTGCAACATCTCAACGCCACCGTGCTGGTCGAGCCGGGGCGGGTTCGGATCGCCGACATCACCGGAGAATACGACCGCATCGCCGTCCGGCGCGGCAGCGCGACCGTCACGCTTGCGGATGCGGCTCCCTGGCTCGAATTGGCCATCGGGGGCGACATGGCCGCGGCCGACCTGATCCCGACCCTGACCGGGTCGGTCGGCTCAAGCGGACTCGGGAAGACCCTGGCCGGGCTGCGGGACATTCAGGGCAGGACCGAGATCGCGTTCCAACTGGCCGGCCCCTTGAGCGAGGAGGGCGAACTGGCGTTCACCGGCGGCGAGTTCGCACCCCAGCACGTGTCGTTCCGAAGCGCCGACCTGCCGGAGCCGGTGACCGGACTCACCGGCCGCATCCGCTATTCCCCCAAACGCGTGGAGTTCGACGACGTGAAGGCCCGCATCGGAAAGGGGCAGGTGGAGGTCCGCGGGGCCATCGCGCTGCAGGGCGCGGCGACGTTCCAGAGCTTCACGGTGCAGGCGAAGGCGGAACCGGCTCTGATCGTCCGCCTGTTCCCCGCCGCTTCCAAGGCCCTGTCGTCCCTGCACGGGACCATCGTCGGCAGCGCCATCCTGTCCGGCCCCACGGCGGCCCCGTCGTTCAAGGGCGCCATAGACCTCAAAGAAGCAAGCTGGAATCTTCCCGGTACGGTGCAAAAACCGGCCGGCACACCGGCCTCGATCGAGTTCGAAGCGGCCCTGTCCCGCAAGCGGGAGCTGGCGGTCAACCGGCTGGACTTCCTGTTCCCTCCCGTCCGGTTGACCAGCAACGGCAAGATCCGGCTCGGGAGCAAGTTCGCGATCAATGCGGCCTTTCTCTCCGGCCCGATCGCCGTGGACGCGCTGCCGGCGGGCTTGTCCCTTGGAGGACTGGAAGCGGGAATCCTGGAAGTGGCCCTGGACGTCAAGGGCAGGGGCACGAACTGGAAAAACTGGCAATACCACGGATGGGTGGCGGTGACGAACGGCCGGATCGCCGCCAAGGGACTCGACGCGCCCCTGTCCAACCTCTACCTGCGCCTCAAGCTGCTCCGCAACGGGGCGGACGTCAAGATGCTGTCGTTCACGATGAAGGACAGCGACGTGCGCCTGTCCGGCACGATTCGCGATTGGAACAAGGTGCCGACTTATGCGCTTCAACTGAACTCGTCCCAGTTCGATCTCGATCTCCTGATTCCGAAAGGAGAGCGGTCGCCGGTCCGGGACGCTCTGGAGGAGCTTGCGGCCACCAGCCGGCTGGCTGCGGACATCTCGATTGAGCGCGGCCTGTACCGGACGCTGGCCCTCACGAACCTGTCCTGGCGGCTCGCGATTCAGGAGGGCACCCTCGACGTCGACCGGATCAGCGGCCAGTCCGAGGGCAGCCAAATCAGCGGCCGCCTGCTCGTGCACCTGCCGAAGCGGCGGCCCGCCGAGGCATCGGTCTGGCTCAAGACGACGGACCTGCCCTATGCGAAGGTTCTGGAACTCCTCGGCGACCAGGACCGTCAGGTCAGTGGAACCTTGACGCTGGCCGCCCAGGTCACCGGCTCCGGCAAGGACCCCAAGGGTCCCGCCCACAGCCTGAACGGAAAAATCGACCTGTCCCTCCGGCAGGGTCGCATCCTGCGCGGAACCGTGATCCCGAAGATCATCAAGATCCTCAACCTGCCCGCGCTCCTTCAGGGGAAGGTGGATCTGACAAATGACGGCCTTTCGTTCGAGGCCGTCACCGGCACCCTGACCATCCAGAACGGGCAGTTCGCGACCCAGAACCTTGTGATGGACAGCCCGGTCGTCAAGATGAGCGCGGCTGGAAACTACGACCTGCCGACCGACCGCCTGGACGGCGTCGTCGTCGTCAGTCCCCTCGGCTCCTATTCCAACCTCGTCGAGAGCATCCCGCTCTTCGGGAAGCTGTTCGCCGGCGAGCGCAGGGGAATCCTCACCGCCCTGTTCGAAGTGAAGGGCCCGCTCAAGGACCCGGAGGTCAAGTACCTCCCTCTGCAATCCTTGACGACCGGGCTGACCGGCGTGGCCCACCTGGCCTTCGACGTGCTCAAGAACACGTTGCTCCTGCCCAAGAATCTGCTCGCGCCGGACGAAGAAGGGGCGGCCGCGCCCCAGGCCGGGCCCAAGGACGGGGACCAGGCGAGCCCGCCGACCAACCAGTGA
- a CDS encoding CoB--CoM heterodisulfide reductase iron-sulfur subunit B family protein, which translates to MPLKYALYPGCAAKGATPELYQSTMAIVGRLGIDVVELTASSCCGAGVIGEGEPEVALALSARTFAQAEQLGLDIMTICGTCQGVMGSANKRLKGDRALLDRINQVLERDGLRYSGKVQVKHLLWIVVREVGLAKLAAEVRTPMDQFRIAPFYGCYILRPSWDVGFDDPENPTSLEKVIRTVKGEPVAYAGRTKCCGFPIILEKEAIAVAMAGQNMKEAKDGGADFMVTPCPLCHMSLDIYQDRAGRAVNARLSLPILHLPQLLGLAMGIPAKDLGVSRHLVPADSIIHTIERHQADQKPSSRSLIR; encoded by the coding sequence GTGCCGTTGAAGTACGCGCTCTATCCGGGCTGTGCCGCCAAGGGGGCGACTCCGGAGCTCTACCAGTCCACCATGGCCATCGTCGGCCGGCTAGGGATAGACGTGGTCGAGCTGACCGCCTCGTCCTGCTGCGGGGCCGGCGTGATCGGAGAGGGGGAGCCGGAAGTCGCCCTGGCCTTGAGCGCCAGGACCTTCGCCCAGGCGGAGCAGCTCGGCCTGGACATCATGACGATCTGCGGCACTTGCCAGGGCGTCATGGGTTCGGCGAACAAACGACTCAAGGGCGACAGGGCATTGCTGGACCGGATCAACCAAGTGCTGGAGCGGGACGGGCTCCGTTACAGCGGGAAGGTCCAGGTCAAGCACCTGCTCTGGATCGTCGTACGGGAAGTCGGGCTCGCCAAGCTGGCCGCGGAGGTCAGGACCCCGATGGACCAGTTCCGGATCGCCCCCTTCTACGGGTGCTACATCCTGCGGCCCTCCTGGGATGTCGGGTTCGACGATCCGGAAAACCCCACGTCGCTGGAGAAGGTCATTCGGACCGTGAAGGGCGAGCCGGTGGCCTACGCAGGCCGGACCAAATGTTGCGGGTTCCCGATCATCCTCGAAAAGGAAGCCATTGCGGTGGCGATGGCCGGGCAGAACATGAAGGAGGCCAAGGACGGAGGAGCGGACTTCATGGTCACCCCCTGTCCGCTCTGCCACATGAGCCTGGACATCTATCAGGACCGGGCGGGACGGGCGGTCAACGCCAGGCTCAGCCTGCCGATCCTGCACCTGCCGCAACTGCTCGGGCTGGCCATGGGAATCCCGGCCAAGGATCTGGGGGTCTCCCGACACCTTGTCCCGGCAGACTCCATCATCCACACGATCGAGCGGCACCAGGCCGACCAGAAGCCATCCTCGAGGAGCCTGATACGATGA
- a CDS encoding RtcB family protein, producing the protein MKLNTAMAVNRVTDEIWEIPPSEKPGMLVPARIYATEAILSSMDSGVFDQVTNVACLPGIRRYALCMPDGHWGYGFPIGGVAAMDVRDGVISPGGIGFDVNCGMRLIRTDLTLSDVQPRLDQLMTELFRKVPAGVGSRGFVRLNRQEFENVMTDGARWCIARGYGWHEDLARIEEQGCIPGADPSKVSDHAVERGISQLGTLGSGNHYLEVQVASSDRIFDPATASALGITGHDQIVVMVHCGSRGFGHQVATDYLKTFEKAMRRYGITVKDQQLACAPFHSPEGQDYFAAMNCAANSAFANRQIITHQIREAFRTVFGKSAEEMGLQIVYDVAHNIAKVERYEEGELVVHRKGATRAFGPGRPELPDLYRQIGQPVICGGSMETGSYLLVGTDRAMQETFGSTMHGSGRTMSRAQAKRSVRGEQLKQQMQKRGIIVKAVSMSGLAEEAGFAYKNISDVVETVHQAGITRKVAELRPIGNIKG; encoded by the coding sequence ATGAAATTGAACACGGCCATGGCGGTCAACCGGGTCACGGACGAGATCTGGGAGATCCCGCCGTCCGAAAAGCCCGGCATGCTCGTACCGGCCAGGATCTATGCGACCGAGGCGATCCTGTCCAGCATGGACAGCGGGGTGTTCGACCAGGTGACGAACGTCGCCTGCCTCCCGGGCATCCGCCGCTACGCCCTCTGCATGCCGGACGGCCACTGGGGCTACGGATTCCCCATCGGCGGCGTGGCCGCCATGGACGTGCGCGACGGGGTCATCTCGCCGGGCGGGATCGGCTTCGACGTGAACTGCGGGATGAGGCTGATCCGGACCGACCTGACCCTCTCCGACGTTCAACCCCGCCTGGACCAGCTCATGACCGAGCTCTTCCGCAAGGTGCCGGCCGGGGTCGGCTCACGGGGGTTCGTGCGGCTGAACCGCCAGGAGTTCGAGAACGTCATGACCGACGGAGCCCGCTGGTGCATCGCCCGCGGCTACGGCTGGCACGAGGACCTGGCCCGCATCGAAGAGCAAGGCTGCATCCCCGGCGCCGACCCGTCCAAGGTGAGCGACCATGCGGTCGAGCGAGGCATCAGCCAACTGGGCACCCTGGGATCGGGCAACCACTATCTGGAAGTGCAGGTCGCCTCCAGCGATCGGATCTTCGACCCGGCCACCGCCTCCGCCCTGGGAATCACCGGACACGACCAGATCGTCGTCATGGTCCATTGCGGCTCCCGCGGCTTCGGGCACCAGGTGGCAACCGACTACTTGAAGACCTTCGAGAAGGCCATGCGCCGCTACGGCATCACGGTCAAGGACCAGCAGCTCGCCTGCGCGCCCTTCCACTCGCCGGAGGGTCAGGACTATTTCGCCGCGATGAACTGCGCCGCCAACAGCGCCTTCGCCAACCGCCAGATCATCACGCACCAGATTCGGGAGGCCTTTCGCACCGTCTTCGGCAAGTCCGCCGAGGAGATGGGCCTGCAGATCGTGTACGACGTGGCCCACAACATCGCCAAGGTCGAGCGGTACGAGGAGGGCGAACTGGTGGTCCACCGAAAGGGGGCCACTCGGGCGTTCGGCCCGGGCCGGCCCGAGCTGCCGGACCTGTACCGGCAGATCGGCCAGCCGGTGATCTGCGGCGGTTCCATGGAAACCGGCTCCTACCTCCTGGTCGGCACCGACCGGGCCATGCAGGAGACCTTCGGCTCCACCATGCACGGCTCCGGGCGGACCATGTCGCGCGCTCAGGCCAAGCGGTCGGTCCGCGGCGAACAGCTCAAGCAGCAGATGCAGAAGCGGGGCATCATCGTGAAGGCCGTCTCCATGTCCGGTCTGGCCGAGGAGGCGGGCTTCGCCTACAAGAACATCTCGGATGTGGTGGAAACCGTCCACCAGGCCGGCATCACCAGGAAGGTGGCCGAGCTGCGGCCAATCGGAAACATCAAAGGGTAG
- a CDS encoding Xaa-Pro peptidase family protein, which produces MTVERATLMIAASEADSNLYYATKFVAPDPFIFLEIKGERLLVMSDLELDRARSQASVDRVLSYTEIERKLRAQGVAEPTSADVAHAVLQEHGIACLMVPGSFPYLHATRLQALGYRLETKKEPFFERRVIKTEEEVRHIEAAQRATEEAVAAAHAALRSATVRDGSLWLDGEPLTSERVKKLINVKLMERDCVAQHTIVAGGEQACDPHHEGSGPLPAHRSIIFDVFPRSSVSRYFADMSRTVIRGKPSPELARLYRTVKDAQEEAIAQIRDGADGARIHQRICERFDEAGYKTGLVNGRMQGYFHGTGHGVGLDIHEPPRISRTGSALQEGHVVTVEPGLYYPGLGAVRIEDMVLVTGDGCRNLTNFPKTFELDDSG; this is translated from the coding sequence ATGACCGTGGAACGAGCGACGCTCATGATCGCGGCCAGCGAGGCCGATTCCAACCTCTACTACGCGACCAAGTTCGTGGCCCCCGACCCTTTCATTTTCCTGGAGATCAAAGGGGAGCGGCTCCTGGTCATGAGCGATCTGGAGCTGGACCGGGCGCGCAGCCAGGCCTCCGTGGACCGGGTCCTCTCTTACACCGAGATCGAGCGGAAGCTGCGCGCGCAAGGTGTGGCCGAGCCCACTTCCGCGGACGTCGCCCACGCCGTGTTGCAGGAGCACGGGATCGCCTGCTTGATGGTCCCGGGCAGCTTCCCGTACCTGCACGCCACGAGACTGCAGGCCCTGGGCTATCGTCTCGAAACCAAGAAGGAGCCTTTCTTCGAGCGGCGCGTCATCAAGACCGAGGAGGAAGTCCGACACATCGAAGCGGCCCAGCGGGCCACGGAGGAGGCGGTCGCCGCCGCCCACGCCGCGCTCCGGTCCGCCACGGTGCGGGACGGCTCGCTCTGGCTCGACGGGGAGCCGCTGACCTCCGAGCGCGTCAAGAAGTTGATCAACGTAAAGCTCATGGAGCGGGACTGCGTGGCCCAGCACACGATCGTCGCGGGCGGGGAGCAGGCTTGCGATCCCCACCATGAGGGGAGCGGGCCGCTGCCGGCTCACCGCAGCATCATCTTCGACGTGTTTCCCCGGTCCAGCGTCAGCCGCTACTTCGCCGACATGTCCCGGACCGTGATCCGCGGGAAGCCGTCCCCCGAGCTCGCGCGACTGTATCGGACCGTCAAGGACGCCCAGGAAGAGGCCATCGCCCAGATCCGGGACGGTGCCGACGGAGCCAGAATCCATCAGCGGATTTGCGAGCGCTTCGACGAGGCCGGTTACAAAACCGGCCTCGTGAACGGCCGCATGCAAGGCTATTTTCACGGGACCGGGCACGGGGTCGGTCTGGACATCCACGAGCCGCCTCGGATCAGTCGGACCGGCTCCGCGCTGCAGGAGGGGCACGTCGTCACCGTGGAGCCAGGACTCTACTACCCGGGCCTGGGGGCGGTCCGCATCGAGGACATGGTGTTGGTGACCGGGGACGGCTGCCGGAACCTCACGAACTTTCCGAAGACGTTCGAACTAGATGACTCTGGCTAG
- the sdhB gene encoding succinate dehydrogenase iron-sulfur subunit — protein sequence MRLTFTIARFNPETDSRPHEEEYRLEVSRGMTVLEALIRIKNEQDGSLALRYSCRSAICGSCAMEINGSEKLACKTSVRRELERHERLRIAPLKNLPVIKDLIVDMTSFWGKIREVTPWLMPASQPGTEPPAGQMALPPASYQFHNVDACIMCGACVASCTSHEVSRRFLGPAALAKAERFLADPRESPASKRQRLAEMEEEHGIWDCTRCNFCVQVCPKDVKPMEAIVRLRRAAIEAGFDSTGGARHITGFLDIVRREGRLNEARMPLKVVGFSFRRLLHVVPLGLRMWLKGKVPNPLSPPIAGIAQVRTIFRGLRRSANPANPAA from the coding sequence ATGCGCCTGACCTTCACGATCGCGCGGTTCAATCCGGAAACGGACAGCCGTCCGCACGAGGAGGAGTATCGCCTCGAAGTCAGCCGGGGCATGACCGTTCTGGAAGCCCTCATCCGCATCAAGAACGAGCAGGACGGCTCTCTGGCCCTGCGCTATTCCTGCCGGTCGGCGATCTGCGGCTCTTGCGCCATGGAGATCAACGGATCGGAGAAGCTGGCCTGCAAGACTTCCGTCCGGCGCGAATTGGAACGCCACGAGCGGCTGCGGATCGCCCCGCTCAAGAACCTGCCGGTCATCAAGGACCTGATCGTGGACATGACCTCCTTCTGGGGCAAGATCCGCGAGGTGACGCCGTGGCTCATGCCGGCGTCGCAGCCCGGAACGGAGCCGCCGGCCGGCCAGATGGCGCTTCCGCCGGCCAGCTATCAATTCCACAACGTGGACGCTTGCATCATGTGCGGAGCCTGCGTGGCGTCCTGCACGTCCCACGAAGTCTCCCGGCGATTCCTGGGTCCGGCCGCCCTGGCCAAGGCGGAGCGGTTCCTGGCCGATCCCCGCGAGTCGCCGGCTTCCAAGCGACAGCGGCTGGCGGAGATGGAGGAGGAGCACGGGATCTGGGACTGTACCCGCTGCAACTTCTGCGTGCAGGTGTGTCCCAAGGACGTCAAGCCGATGGAGGCGATCGTTCGGCTGCGCCGTGCCGCCATCGAAGCGGGATTCGATTCGACCGGCGGGGCCCGTCACATCACGGGCTTTCTGGACATCGTGCGGCGGGAAGGCCGCCTGAACGAGGCCCGGATGCCGCTCAAGGTGGTCGGCTTCAGCTTCAGGCGCCTGCTCCACGTTGTGCCGCTGGGGCTCAGGATGTGGCTCAAGGGAAAGGTGCCCAATCCTCTGTCTCCTCCGATCGCCGGCATCGCCCAGGTGCGCACGATCTTCCGCGGCCTGCGCCGCTCCGCGAACCCGGCCAACCCGGCGGCATGA
- a CDS encoding GlsB/YeaQ/YmgE family stress response membrane protein produces the protein MASVLNWLYFLLIGLLAGWIAGKLMKGKGFGLVGNLVVGALGALVGGFLFDVLGFTAYGFAASLVMAVVGAIVLLVLVGFIKRA, from the coding sequence ATGGCGTCCGTCTTGAACTGGCTCTATTTCCTGCTGATCGGACTCCTGGCCGGCTGGATTGCCGGCAAGCTGATGAAGGGGAAAGGCTTCGGATTGGTCGGGAACCTCGTTGTCGGCGCACTCGGCGCGCTGGTGGGAGGCTTTCTCTTCGACGTGCTCGGGTTCACCGCCTATGGCTTCGCTGCGTCGTTGGTCATGGCCGTCGTGGGCGCCATCGTGCTCCTGGTCCTGGTCGGATTCATTAAACGGGCGTGA